The segment TACGGTTGAGTTCGGCTTCGACGCCTTTCAACTCTTCCGCCACTTCGAGCGGCGAGGGGGCCAGCATGTCTCCGTGCTGTTCGCAATAATTGCGGGTAAATGACGCTTCGACCAATTCCATTTCCTGCCCCAGCACGCGCAAGCTGAGGTTCGCGCACGCGCCGCGGAGCGCGTTCGATTCGATGGTGGCGCGCGTGAATTCCTGCGGTGTTTGCGCCTGCCGGGCCGAGTCCATCCACGCGCGGACTTTGCCCAGGAGAGCGGTGACCAGCTGCGTCACGGCACCAGGGGGTACCCCGAGGCGTTGCGCGATGTCCGCCGTCGGGTCCGCGGCGGTGCGCGCCGCTTTCTCGGCGGCGGTGCTGCGGATTTTTTCGAGCACGGCTTCCCGGCTGTAGGGCTTCACGAGGTAGTGGCGCACTCCGAGCTGCGCCGCGCGAACGACGGATTGCCGGTCCTTGACAGCCGTGCAGAGAATGACGGACAGGTTGCGCAGAGCCGCCACCCCCCGAATGCGTTCCACGAGCGCCAGCCCGTCGAGCCTCGTCGCGGCCAGGTCGATGATCGCGAGATCGAAGGTCTGGCCGGATTCGCGCAGC is part of the Opitutus terrae PB90-1 genome and harbors:
- a CDS encoding response regulator, which produces MNILLADDDSTNRDLMRRITALDPGHDLTEVYDGEEAWTMLRESGQTFDLAIIDLAATRLDGLALVERIRGVAALRNLSVILCTAVKDRQSVVRAAQLGVRHYLVKPYSREAVLEKIRSTAAEKAARTAADPTADIAQRLGVPPGAVTQLVTALLGKVRAWMDSARQAQTPQEFTRATIESNALRGACANLSLRVLGQEMELVEASFTRNYCEQHGDMLAPSPLEVAEELKGVEAELNRIAARLGLPG